In Candidatus Nitrosotalea sinensis, the sequence AACACCGTTTGCAATTATCATAAACGATAGACCGTAAAGTGACCATGTAAATACTGAGATTATTAGAGATACAGTAAATGCTTTTTTGATCTCTCTGGTATGCAGAGTTTCCCTACTCATGTCACATATTTCTTTCATCCACAAATTTGTTTTATCGATGTATTTTGTAGAACGCTCTTTTCCTACTTTTGTAGCAAGTTTTGAAGCCCAACCAGGTACTTGGAATGTTCTTTTAGAAGAAAGAAAGAATAACGTAGACCAAAGTCCTGTAATGGGAATACTGATTGCGAGTATTGTTATTCCTATAATATATGCACCATATGTAAATGAAATTACTGCAGCAGTTATTGCAAATATTCCAGACACTAGAACCTCCGTTACAATTTCTATAATTGTTACCCATGATGCTTTTCCAATTGGAACTCCTTTTTTACCCAACCACATTATCCTTACCAATTCTCCACCTACAAAAGAAGGAGTTGTAGATGTTACAAATTCACTGCCAATTCGTACCGAAATTGTTCTCCAGTTTACATCAACTGGACCCAGAAATTTTTTTACAAGATAATTGAATTTCAGTCCCTGTGTGAATAATTTGGCAGCCATAGCTATGGAAGCTCCTACGAATGGCAACATACCTATTGCAAGAATATTATCAAAACTTACGTTAAATGTAGCAGCAATAATTAGGAATGGAATAATACTCACAGGAATAGCAAGGATCTTCCAGTTCATTGCATCCTTACTCAGAGATGGAAATATAAGCTCAACATAGAATGAATTATCAGAAAAATGAAGGCAATCTTTCTCGTTGGAACTGCAGGTGCAGGAAAGTCATTATTGGCTTCTAAAATTCTAGATTACTATTCTAGAAATGGGGCGTTTGTAGGAATGCTGAATTTGGATCCTGGTG encodes:
- a CDS encoding lysylphosphatidylglycerol synthase transmembrane domain-containing protein; the protein is MNWKILAIPVSIIPFLIIAATFNVSFDNILAIGMLPFVGASIAMAAKLFTQGLKFNYLVKKFLGPVDVNWRTISVRIGSEFVTSTTPSFVGGELVRIMWLGKKGVPIGKASWVTIIEIVTEVLVSGIFAITAAVISFTYGAYIIGITILAISIPITGLWSTLFFLSSKRTFQVPGWASKLATKVGKERSTKYIDKTNLWMKEICDMSRETLHTREIKKAFTVSLIISVFTWSLYGLSFMIIANGVGYVIDFFHSLMATMASIAIGNLPITIGGSGLTEFSIWAYLGHLHSLTFEAAKNSLQWNIVIGWRIATYHVGLVISWIFLMKVVYPSIKKTKTA